In the genome of Calothrix sp. PCC 6303, the window AGGCAAAAGAATTATTTAAAAAAGATGTAACCTATATTGTCCGCAATGGTGAAATTGTCATTGTTGATGAATTTACTGGTAGGGTATTACCAGGAAGACGCTGGAGTGATGGTTTGCACCAAGCAATTGAGGCAAAGGAACATGTAGAAATTCAGCCAGAAACTCAAACTTTGGCAACCATTACTTACCAAAACCTATTTTTGCTATATCCCAAATTGGGAGGGATGACAGGAACCGCAAAAACAGAAGAGGCGGAATTTGGCAAAATCTATAAGTTAGATGTGACAATTATTCCCACAAATCGTACCCGACTACGTAAAGATTTGTCGGATATGGTGTTTAAAACTGAGCATGGGAAGTGGGTAGCGATCGCGCGCGAGTGCAAAGAGATGTATGAACTGGGTAGACCTGTTTTAGTAGGTACCACCAGTGTGGAAAAATCTGAGTATTTGAGTCGCCTCCTCAAGGAAATAGAAATCCCCCACGAACTACTTAATGCTCGCCCCGAAAACGTCGAAAGGGAAGCTGAGATTGTCGCCCAAGCCGGAAGAGGTGGTGCCTTAACTATTGCTACCAACATGGCAGGACGGGGTACAGATATCATTTTGGGTGGTAACTCAGAATACATGGCGCGGTTGAAATTACGGGAGTATTTCATGCCCCGAATTGTCCAACCAGACGATGAAGACAACTTTGGGGTACAACAAGCATCGGGTTTACCCAGTTCAAGCAGTGGTGGTGGGCAAGGTTTCGTACCTGGGAAAAAGGTGAAAACATGGCGTGCTTCCCCAGAAATTTTCCCCACCCAAATTTCTAAGGAGACAGAAAAGCAATTAAAAGCAGCGGTTGATTTTGCTGTGCGCGAATATGGTGAACGCAGTTTACCAGAATTGGAAGCAGAAGAAAGAATCGCTGTTGCCGCCGAAAAAGCCCCCACTGACGATCCGGTGATTCAGAAATTACGGGATGCTTACAACCAAATTAAAAACGAATATGAAACCTTCACCAAGACAGAACACGATAAAGTGGTAGATCTTGGTGGGTTACATGTAATTGGCACAGAACGTCACGAATCTCGACGCATCGACAACCAATTACGGGGACGCGCAGGCAGACAAGGAGACCCTGGAACCACGAGATTTTTCCTCAGTTTAGAAGATAACTTAATGCGGATCTTCGGAGGCGATCGCGTGGCGAAACTAATGGAGGTTTTCCAAGTTGAAGAAGATATGCCCATCGAATCCAAGATGTTGACAAACAGCTTGGAAGGGGCACAGAAAAAAGTCGAAACCTACTACTACGATATCCGGAAACAGGTATTTGAGTACGACGAGGTAATGAACAACCAACGTCGTGCTATCTACGCTGAACGTCGTCGGGTTCTAGAAGGTTTGGATTTAAAGGAACAAGTGATCAAATATGCTGAGTTAACGATGGATGACATCATTAACTACTACATCAACATTGATCTGCCTTCGGAGGAATGGGAATTAGAGAAGTTAGTTGAGAAAGTCAAGGAATTCGTTTATCTTCTCTCCGACTTACAAGCAGATCAACTCATAGATATGTCCGTCACCGATATCAAAGCCTTCCTCCACGAACAGGTACGCATTGCCTACGATATGAAAGAAGGGGAAATTGACCAAATCCAAGCTGGATTGATGCGGCAAGCAGAACGTTTCTTCATTCTGCAACGGATTGATACCCTGTGGCGCGAACACTTACAACAGATGGATGCTCTCCGCGAATCAGTAGGATTACGGGGATATGGACAGAAAGATCCACTCATTGAATATAAGAGTGAAGGGTACGAGTTGTTCTTGGAAATGATGGTAAATATCCGTAGAGATGTTGTTTACTCGTTATTTATGTTCCAACCTCAACCTCAGGCAATGATGCAGGCTCCATCAGAGATGGTGTAAAAAGTTGCAGGATTTAGGGATATCAAGCCATTGGCATATCTCTACATCCTAACTAAATGACTCAAAATCCTACTGTGAAACAACAACTTCAGCAGTAGGATTTTTTTTAACTATTTTGCCTACATATAAACAAGAACTCAGAAGCCCGGTTTCACCACGTTCAACATCACAATTATTCACTACGACTAAAGAAACCGGGTTTCTCACTACCCAGGGTTAAGCTGCTACCTGGTTTCACACCGCACCACAACAATCTCCGCGACTTCTTGAAGTGGCGGATCTAAAATCCTGTTGCAAAAACTGAAACCGGGTTTACTGACTCTTCACTTTAGCTTTAAACTGACCACTATATAATTCAGTATATCTCCGGAAATAGAAAAAACTTTCTTATCTCCATAGCCGTATTTATACGGTCTAATTTGCTACGACTAAAAATCTTGATTGAGGGCTAAAAATGAATAGGTGCAGAAATAACCAGGGATTTATCAAGTTTTCACTACGCCAAATTAACTCTTACAGCTTAATTTGCCTATTAACCGTGGTTTTTCTCTCAGATTCAGTTGGAGCAATAACTAAAATTGCAGAGTTACAAATAGCACAGCAGTCAGCTACAAAGAAAGAGAATCTAGCAAATACAGATATTGATCCGAAGTTGAAAGCATTGTTGGAGGAAGCAGACAAATTACGCGAAGAGGGAATAAATTTACAGCAACCAGGAATATCAGAATCTCAAAAGCAAGCTATAGCGAAATGGGAACAAGCATTAAAGATTTATCAGCGACAAGACGTGAGAACTGGCTTTGATAAAGCTCAAATCAATGAAGCTGCGTTGTTATTTGACATTGGAAGTACATATTTAGACTTGGGTGAAAAGAAAAAGGCTGTGAAATATTTTGAAAATTCCTTAGTAATTTACCGCGAACTAAAAGATAGTCAGTTTCAATATGCAATCCTAAAACAAATTGCTCTACCTTACACAGAATTAGGAGAAAAACAAAAAGCTTTAGATTCTGCCAGCGAAGCATTAAGGTTAGCTCAGACTGAAAGTAGCCTAAGCCAGATAAGCCAGATAATGCATACCTTAGATTATGTCGCTTCAATCTATTCTCAAAACGGTGAGGATCAAAAGGCAATCGAATACTATAATCAAGCTTTAGATATAGCAAAACAGATAAATAATCAGTCAAAACAAGCAGAAATACTAGCTAGCATTGCTGGTGTATACATCATATTAGGAGAATCGGATCAAGCTCTTAATTTTTCACAGCAAGCATTAGCAATAAGTGAAAAAACAAACAATTTACTAGGAAAATTAGAAAACCTACTGGATATTGCTTCAGCTTATGCTGGAAAAGGTGAAAGTCAGCAGGTAGATAAATATGTTAAACAAGCATTACAGTTAGAAAGTGAAATAGAGCAAAGAATACAACAGAATCCGGAAATTATCCTTGATCAAGGTTGTAATTTAGATCAAATACCAGAACAAGAACGCCAAAGCAAGAAAACAGAATGTGTTGCGTCTGCAAAGAAAAAATTGATTTTCATAAAGTATCTCAATCGAAGAGATATTGCGAATCATTATACCCGATTGTTTGACAACAAGCAGATAATTTTCTATATAAAACAACAGCTAACCCTTGCTTCTAAATTAGGAATACCATTGGAAGAAGCTGATGGTATTCAAAGTCTTGGCTTTACTTATTCTCTGCTTGGTGATACTCAAAAAGCGTTGGAGTATTATAATCAAGCTTTGGCAAAATTTAAAGCTCTTAATGATCCTTTAAAAGTAGCGAGTACACTTCAATATAGAGGTGATTTATATAATGATCAGGGTGAATATCAGAAAGCAATAGATGATTTCAAAGAAGCAGGAAATATTTTTCTTAAAATAGACCGTCAATACGAAGTGTTTACCTTGATGTCTCTAGCGGGTACTTATAGAGATTTAGGAGATTATGAGCAAAGTTTGACAACTTTTCAGAATGCGCTAAAAATATCACAGCAAATGAAATTTGAGATGCCTATTGCTTCGATTTATAATGGTATTTTTTCTGTTTATATAGGAAGAGGAAAATTTTTTGAAGATGTAAATGGCTCTGTAGATGAAGCAAGAACTGATTATCAAGCAGCATTAGAATCTTCAAAGAAAGCGTTGAAATATTATCATGAAAAAGGTGATACTAGTACCGAAATCACCAACCTTATCAATATTGCCGTAGCACATAGATTACTCAAGGATTATCCTCAAGCAATTAGTTTTTCTCAACAAGCTTTAGCATTATCTCGTAAAAGTCAACTCAAATACCAGGAACGCCGTTCACTAAGTATTTTGAGTGCGATATATAGAGCCGCAGGGAAATATCCAGAAGCTTTAGAAACTAGCAATCAATCAATACTCCTATCACGTCAAGCTGAAGACACATCAGATCAAGCTAATGGCTACCAAATTCAAGGTAAAATCTATAGTGGTATGAAACAGCCACAGCAAGCAATTGAAGCTTTCAAACAATCTTTAACACTGCGACAGAAAATCCAAGATACAAAAACCCAAGCCATAATTTTATACGAAATGGCAAAAGTGGAACGGGATCGAGGTAATCTCACAGTTGCCCTGGAAAATATTCAACAAGCAACCGACATCATTGAAAATTCCCGCACCAAAGTTAATAACCCGGATTTGCGAACTTCTTTCTTTGCCACTAAACAAGATTACTACAAATTCAAAATCGACCTATTGATGCAACTCCACAAAAAACAACCATCAAAAGGCTACAACGCATTAGCCCTGAACACATCAGAACGTTCCCGCGCTAGGGGACTAGTAGACTTACTTGCTGAAGCAGGGGCAAACATCCGCAAAGGCATAAATCCCCAACTTCTAGCACAGGAAAAAGAGTTACAGCAATCACTGAACGCCAAAGAAAAAGCCAGAAACGATATCCTCAGCAAATCAAAAGGCAACGACGCAGCCAAAGCTACAGCAGAGGAGTTAACCAAAGAAATTGCCAACATTATCCGCCAACAACAAGAACTAAAAACCAAAATTTTGACAGAAAGTCCACAATATGCATCACTGAAATATCCCCAACCCTTGGAATTAAAGGGAATTCAGCAACAACTCGATAAAGACACCATCCTTCTTCAATATTCCCTCGGCAAAGAACGCAGTTATCTCTGGTTAGTTACACCCGACTCACTCCAAGCTTACGAATTACCCAAAGGTGAAGATATTGAAAAAGCAGTAGCCAACTTCCGAGATGTCATCCTCGTTGCTGATTCTCCTTATGGGAAAGCTCACCCAGATGACATCAATCAACCTGCTTCCCAACTCAGTCAAATGATTCTGGCACCTGTAGCTAAGAAGTTAGGCAAAAAGCGGTTAGTTATTGTCGCTGATGGTGCATTGCAAACTATCCCCTTTTCAGCATTAGCAGATCCAGAAACCCAATCCCTCAAATCTCGTTCCTTGTCTCTGGCAAGGAATGCAGTAACGGAGGCTCTGCCTCCTGAGTTTACCAGAGGCAGAGCCTCTAGAATTGCATTCCCAGGCTCCAGCCTGGGAACGAGGAAGCAAGATAAAAGTCCTTCTCCGCCAAAAGGAGAAGTTTCATATCAACCACTACTTGTCAACCACGAAATTGTTAATCTTCCCTCAATAACAGCCATAGCGACTCAACGCAAACTACTTAATAACCGTCCACTCTCACCCAAAACCCTAGCTATACTTGCAGACCCGGTATTTTCGGCAGAACAAGCTCAAGGCAAACCCGAATCTCTGGGACCAGAACTCCAACGGGCAATGAGAAATCTCAAACGTAGCGATTTACGTCCTCTACCAGGTACCCGTGTAGAAGCTGAAGCAATGCTCAAACTTGTTCCATCTGGACAAAGTACCCATGCTTATGGTGCTGATGCTAATTACAACTTTGCCACTAATCCCGTACTTAAACAATATCAACACCTTTTCTTTGCTACCCACGGTTTAGCAGATCCTAAACAACCGGAGTTATCAGGGATTGCGCTGGCACAGGTAGACAAAAATGGTAAACCCGTGAAAGACGAAGAGGGCTATCTACGCCTTGGTGACATCTTCAACATGGATTGGGCTGCTGAGTTGGTGGTGTTGAGTGCCTGTCAAACTGGTTTAGGGTTTAGTTGGGTTGACAAGGGGCTTAATGTATGCGGGATCAAAGCGGGCTGTGGTGTCACTGTGGAATGTCAGTGATGAGGGGACATCGCAGTTGATGCCGTTATTTTACAAGGAGGTGTTAGCTGGTAAGTCTCCGGATGTGGCTTTGCGGGAAGCGCAGTTGCAGATGTGGCAGGGTAAGGATTGGAAAAGCCCCTATTATTGGGCTGCTTTCACCTTACAGGGTGAGTGGAGGTAAGTTTGAGATCTCAGAAACCCGGTTTCTCGCTGCACCACGACTGTTGGTGAATTAGCGCGGAAATATGGATTTAAGGCAAGTATACAAACTTAGTAACTTCCCAATAGACATCTGTTGGAAATTAATTATGCATTACCCATAACCCTTGTAGAGACGTAGCAATGCTACGTCTCTACGTCTTTTTCAGCAGATGTTTAATAATGGGAGTACTTTATTTTTTAGGATTTTAATCAAATCCACATCCATATAATCGTAATTATCAGGAATATCTAAACATATAATCCGCTGATTTTTCAGATAAGGCTTAAACTTTTTTGATAACTTACTTCTGTGTGCCTTTTCCATAACAAAAATAATATCAGCTTCCTCCAGCATCTCAACTGAAAGAGGTACTTCCGCATCATGATTTAAACCCGCAGATTCTACTTCCAACCCTTCATATTCGGAAAAAACAGCTTCAGCCGTGGGACTTCTTAACTTATTTTGACTACATATAAATAAAAGCTTTTTCACCATCGCTGCATTCAAATCACTAATTCCCTATACCATCACTACCAATACAGTTTGGTTAAGGATTTTTCATTTTGGGTAAATAACCAAAACCTGCCACTTTTAAAGCAGCAGGCTTGATTCAGCAATACATGTATTTAGCAAAAATTGATCAAGAAATTGAATACTCTTGATGTAACAACTTAAACTAGCTCTTCAATGCTTCGTCGTTCTTCTACAGTTGATTCGCTAAAAACTGTTACATAGAACCATCCAGCCAAAATACCACCCAAGATAGGAGCTAACCAAAATAGCCAGACTTGGGAAAAAAGTTCTGGACCAGCAAATAACGCAACTCCAGTACTACGAGCAGGATTAACTGAAGTATTGGTGATAGGAATGCTGATTAAGTGAATCAAAGTGAGTCCAAAACCAATTGCCAGTGGTGCAAATCCTTTGGGAGCGCGACGATCGGTTACACCGAGAATAATTAACAAAAACATGAAAGTCATCACGACTTCAGTGATTAAGCAAGCGAGTAAGCTATAACTGCCTGGAGAGTGAGCACCAAAGCCATTAGTTGCAAGTGGGTTAGAGCCGCTGAGTGCAAATCCAGTTTTACCGCTAGCTATCATGTAGATAATACCTGCACCCGTAGTAGCGCCGAGTACTTGAGCAACTATGTAAGGTAGTAAATCTGAGGCAGGAAATCGCTTACCAGCCCAAAGCCCGAAGGAAACAGCAGGGTTAAAATGCCCCCCAGAAATATGACCAAATGCATAAGCTCCTGTGAGGACAGTTAGTCCAAATGCTAAGGACACACCTACTAATCCAATACCTAAAGGGAAAGAAGTACTTTCACTAATTTTAGCACCATCTGCGGTATAGGCTGCTGCTAAAACTGCACTACCACAGCCACCTAAAACCAGCCAAAATGTACCGACAAATTCAGCGATACTACGTTTGATCAGAGACATTTAGTAAACTCCTTGTTGATTTGAATATTAGATGAAAGGCAACAGGGAACTCGTTGTTATTAAATTGTAGTTAAATAGATATTGAGCGTATTTGCGCTAAATTTTTTACCTATTAGACCTAAAATTTAGAATCATAATACTACTATTAGTCGTTGAATTGTTACAAGTTTAATTTTCTTCATTTTGACTGGATATAAATTAAAGCTTTGTCACGATAGCTTCAATAGTAAGATTTTGTTTTGTTACGCGATCGCTATTAGATATTTGAACTAGTACAGCACGGCGAAAACAAACCTACCATCGTAACCAGACAAAAAAGCTTGTTTTATTGGCTTTATTCCTTAGGTTCCTCTCCGCAGTCGCTACAACGGGTGGAACCCCCGCAACACGCTGCTCTCTGCCTACTTACTTCTGCCTTCTTATACTAGAATTTGTGCTTTTCTCACATACCCATCGTTTGTCACTCAATTAGAACTATGGCGTGTGCGTTACATTGCGATAAGAATAACTTTTATTACAAGTATTGACCATTAGGATTATTCAAGTTAAATTCTCCAGTGTGTGAGGAGCAAAACAGAAAGGGCACCGAGACGAAACACGGTCAGTCGTCGGTGCCCTTCCTGCTTTCATCTTGATTTTATTGGCAGTCTCTTATAATAAGAATTTCTGAATTGCCGCTGCTACCCCATCCCCTTCTATACTGGGAGCAACCCAATTCGCCATAGCTTGGACTTCTGGTGGTGCATTCCCCATTGCTACTCCGACACCAGCATATTGAAGCATCTCTACATCATTAAAGTTATCACCAATAGTCATCACCTGTTCAGCTTGTAATCCCAATAATTCTTCTGCTAGATACTTAACTGCTGCACCCTTATTTACAGATGGGTGAGTTGCTTCAAAAAAGGTTGCTACTGATTTTGTCAGGTACAGTTCGGCGGGGGTATACTGAGTGCGTAGAGAACCTAATAATTGGTCAATCACATTATGATCATCGCATAATGCCAGTACTTTGGTTGGTTCTCGCTCTAAAGTTTGGCGTAAATCTCCAACAACAACTGGTTTAATATTGGAACGTTGAGCGTAGATTTTTGATTCCCTAGTTAGTTCTCGAATATAAAGTTGATCGTCAATATAAAAATGGACAGATAATAGTTTTCGTAATTCTGGTTGTTCAAAATAATCTAGTAATTGCTCAACTGTTTTCCGAGATACTGTCAGATGACGTTCGGCTTTTTCAGTAGCTGGGTTTTGAATCCAAGCACCTTGGTAGGCAATTAGGGGTAATGGTGAGTTAATCTCGCTGTGGAAGCGTAACGCAGAACGATACATACGTCCAGTGGCAATAGCAACCTGAATACCCTTTTCTTGAGCTTGTGCGATCGCTTCTTTAACTTTACTACTAACTTTATTAGAATGTCCCGCTATTGTTCCATCGATGTCAACAGCTAAAAGCTTAATATCTGGTACTGGGGTAGATGTCATTTCTGTAGGGGATAATATTGACAGAATGGCTTAAATCCTACATTTTCACTTCAAGATTAGCAAGTATATAGTCATGTCTATATTTTGTTCATTTAAATCTGTTGCAGCTGGATAAATATGTAGCGATAAATACTAAATTCAACTTAATTGTGAACTAAGTCAATAAATAACGCACCAAATAGAACGGTGCGTTAAGAAACGTTATATTTTTTCTCAAAATTCAAATACAGTTTTATGTTTTCTGCACCCTACATAGATTATTTATATCCAAGTACTACTTAGACATCATAAATGCGACACTCATCAGCTTCAGGGTGAAAGTGGCAGTAATAGTCGAGGGATGTGGGAATTCGGTTCTCCTGTTGACGATGCGATCGCTCTGCTTGTAATTCCTCTACAATATCCCAAACCACTGCACATTCTGGGGAATATTTTCCTTTAATTTCGCAGGTTGCACGGGCTTCAATGACTGCTTCATTAATTGCTTGATCTAAGGTTATTTTAGCATCTTGGTAAGCTTGGATTGATTCTGAGACCTGAGGCATAATATTTTCACCGTTTTGAAGGGAGATGTAAGTCAACTCTGAGCTAATTTACTGGCAGAGTTTAGGGTTATTAGTTTATATAGACTAAAACAGAAAATATAGTTGTTAAACAGTATTCTTTTGCAAGTATTTAATAATTTTCTCTGAATGTATTTTTTGATTCATTGCTATTAAGTTTGAAGCAAATACTTTGATGAATACCTGTAAAAATACGTAAAACATACGCAAGATAATTAATACTTGTCATAATTGAGATATTAGAGTAATACTGTATTAGATTAAGTTTCAAATAAATATTTAGTAAATCATAGTTGCTTTGAAAATAATAATCTTTTAAGTATGCTCAAGCAAAAAAATAATTTTAGCCATTTGACGGCAATAGAAAGGATAAATTTATCACTGCCAATACAGTTTTTATTAGAAAATAATTTACTTAAAGGTGAGATTCTTGACTTTGGTTGTGGCTTTGGTAATGATGTAAAGTTACTTCAGAAAAAAGGGTTTAAAATTAATGGGTATGATCCTCATTACTTTCCAGACTATCCTGAAAATAAATTTGATACAATAGTTTGCTGTTATGTATTAAATGTTTTGTTTACTGAACAACAATCAAATGTATTGATGGCAATTTCACATTTACTCAAACCAGGAGGTAAAGCCTACTATGCAGTAAGAAGAGATATCAAAAAGGAAGGATTTAGAGAACATTATGTTCACAAAAAGCCAACATATCAATGTATTGTTAAACTGCCATTTAAATCTCTTAAGTTAGAAGAAAATTACGAAATATACGAATATACACATTATAACTATCAAAGAAATTCATCCAATAATTGCCTATTTTGCAACCCCCGTCAAAACCTGAAATTAATTACAGAGTCTGCAACCGCTTATGCCATACTTGACGGCTACCCACTTAGTAATGGGCATACCTTGGTAATACCTAAACGTCATGTTAGTAATTACTTCGATTTACCCTTTAAAGAACAATCAGCATGTTGGTTAATGGTGAATAAGGTTCAGGAAATTCTCAACCAGGAATTTAAACCTGATGGTTTTAATGTGGGCATGAATGTTAATCGAGAAGCTGGTCAGAATATGATGCATGTTAGTATTCATATAGTTCCTCGCTATGGAGGAGACGTTATGGGTGCAAAAAGTGGAATGCGATGTGTGATTCCTCAGAAAAAATAGGAGTTTTCTTAATTTGTTGGAAACGTAGATTGAAAAACTCTAGTTTTGCTGTATAAATCATCAAAAAATTATAACTACTAGATATATAGGAATCAGATTTGATTCTTTTTGACGTAGCCTGTTCCTTGCACTTAAAAAATTAAGTGTATGTAGGGTGTATTATGGCTTTAGCCTAACGCACCGTCTTCCGGATTTTGGTGCGTTACACTTCGTGATAACGCACCCTACGTCTGTTTCATAAATTAAAGTAATTATTTATCAATCCTATATAGTAGTTATTGTTAAATATAAAGAGAGACGTGACATATCGCGTCTCTACATATTGATTATTGCCAAAAATGTTAATTACTTTCGTTATTATTCTGGCTTTTTATCTTGCATTTAACCTTGGTGCAAATGATGTTGCTAACGCGATGGGGACTTCGGTAGGTTCTAAAGCGATAACATTAAAGCAAGCTTTGATTGTAGCTGGTGTATTAGAATTTGCAGGTGCAGCATTATTTGGGCGTGAAGTTACGGAGACTTTATCCACAAATGTGGCTAATCCGGAATTATTCGCAAATTCACCCCAATCATTAATTACTGGAATGATATCCGTATTAATAGCTTGTGGATTATGGTTACAGATAGCAACAGCGAGGGGTTTGCCAGTATCATCATCCCATGCGGTGGTGGGCGCGATCGCAGGATTCAGTGGAGTGGCTTTGGGCGGTAAAGCGATCGCGTGGTCTTCTATTGGTACAATTACCGTGGGTTGGGTATTAACCCCAGTTATCAGTGGAATTATCGCGGCTTTATTTTATAGTCAAATTCAACGTTGGATTTTGCAGCAACCAAATCAACTCACGCAACTCAACGAGTGGATTCCTTGGTTAAGCACAGCTTTAATTGGGGCTTTTGGTGTGATTGTCTTGCCAACTTTGACTCAGCCAATTACAGAATTATTGGGTGACAAACTTGGAATACAGATACCACAACATGATATTTCCCTATTAATCGGTGGATTAGTTGTATTTGGCTTAACAGTTTCTGGTTGGCAACAACTCAAAGTTACCGAAAGTGAAAATAACCTTGAAAAACCAGCAATTGAAAACCCCATCGAAAGACTCTTTGCCCGGTATCAAGTATTAAGTGCTTGCTTTGTCGCCTTTGCCCATGGTTCTAATGATGTGGGTAATGCGATCGCGCCATTGGCAACCATCATATATACTATCAAAAACCATGCTGTTCCCACTGCCGGAATTGAAATACCGTTATGGATAATGCTAATTGGAGCTATGGGGATCGTTACCGGATTGGCAATTCTCGGTAAAAAAGTAATTGCCACCATCGGCGAAAGCATCATTACTTTACAACCCAGTAGTGGCTTTTGTGCAGAATTGGCAACCGCAACCACAATTTTACTCGCTTCCCGTTTTGGTTTGCCTGTTTCCACTTCCCATGCTTTGGTTGGGGGGGTTGTGGGTATTGGTTTAGTCAAAGATTTCAAGTCAATTCAATTTTCCACTCTCAAAGGGATTGCTGCCGCTTGGGTAATTACACTTCCAGCTAGTGCAGGATTGAGTGCAGTTATTTTTAGCTTGATTCGGTGGATAGGATTTTAGGTTTTGATGATTTCTTGCATAAAGGAGTCAAGACAAACATACAGGTAAGTGAAGAGAAACAAATCTGAAACTTTCCGGGAAATTTTTATTATGAAAAAGCAAATATTATTTACTCTTGTTACTTCTATTTCTTTACTTAATGCCGTCACCTTACCTAGCATTGCCCAAACTACTCCCGTTGCTGAACCCGTAACTCAAGCAATTAGCCAAGATGTGACAATTCCTCAGGATGTAGCAATTATTATTTCCTTCCCTGCACCGATAACAGTTGATGCTGGACAAAAGCAAGAATTCCCTTTAACTGTTCCACTTTCACAAGCAATTCAAGATAGTCGAGGTAACGTTGTAGTTCCCGAAAATACACCTGTTTCTATTGTTTTGAAACCAACTAAAGGTGGTGTACAAATTATTGCTCAATCTTTAGTAGTTAAAGGTCGAATTGTAAAAATTAAAGCCTCAAGTCAAATGATTCCAGGCACTACAATTACCCACAAACGTGCCAATGATAAAGCTGTAGAAAACGGCTCCATTTGGGGAAGAATTGGTGGTAGTGCCTTGGGTGCTGTAAGTAATGGAGATCCAGAAAAATTTGACAGAGGTGCAATGCTAGGAAGCGCCATCGGCTTAGTTTCTGGTTTACGTTCCGCTGAAAATACTCGCGTTGTCCAAATTCCTCAAAGTAGTGTTTATGTCCTATCTCTGGAAAGTCCAATTAGTTTAGTAAGCAAGTAGCTAAACAAAACAGAGCATCCCAGTTTTGCACTCTTCCCCGTAGGCTAGAAGCCTGGGGATTCAAAAAGCGGGATGCTTACGCATCCGCTACCAACGAGTCTAAGGTATGAAAACAGCCCTTAATATTCGTTCCATAACAGTTCTGCTTCTACGTCCACTGATGGGAATCATCCGGTGACACAAAACATGGGGTGCTAAAAATTTCACATCATCAGGGATGGCATAATCACGTCCAGAAATGAAAGCTAGTGCTTGAGTTGCCCGTTGTAGTGATGCGGTTCCCCGTGGACTAACTCCCAGCATAATTTCTTCATCTTGTCTAGTTGCCCGCACTAATTCC includes:
- a CDS encoding inorganic phosphate transporter, translated to MLITFVIILAFYLAFNLGANDVANAMGTSVGSKAITLKQALIVAGVLEFAGAALFGREVTETLSTNVANPELFANSPQSLITGMISVLIACGLWLQIATARGLPVSSSHAVVGAIAGFSGVALGGKAIAWSSIGTITVGWVLTPVISGIIAALFYSQIQRWILQQPNQLTQLNEWIPWLSTALIGAFGVIVLPTLTQPITELLGDKLGIQIPQHDISLLIGGLVVFGLTVSGWQQLKVTESENNLEKPAIENPIERLFARYQVLSACFVAFAHGSNDVGNAIAPLATIIYTIKNHAVPTAGIEIPLWIMLIGAMGIVTGLAILGKKVIATIGESIITLQPSSGFCAELATATTILLASRFGLPVSTSHALVGGVVGIGLVKDFKSIQFSTLKGIAAAWVITLPASAGLSAVIFSLIRWIGF